A stretch of Corynebacterium timonense DNA encodes these proteins:
- a CDS encoding murein biosynthesis integral membrane protein MurJ, translating into MTPQEPLAPRAGLRRRIVTPAPPAPVPAPRAKKPTPEEVAGEDRSALTVSPSGQELAAPPDPAGTGEETTNADVVRSTGSMAVATIISRITGFIRTVLIGAALGGPVASAFNTANTLPNLITEIVLGSVLTALVVPVLVRAEKEDADRGTAFIRRLFTLTLTLMSIATVIALLAAPLLTRVMLDDDGRVNVVQATSFAYLLLPQIFFYGMFSLFMAILNTKSHFRPGAWAPVANNLVSIAVLLLYMLVPGQLSPAAPAAVNNPHVLLLGLGTTLGVVVQCLIMLPALRKLGIDLRPLWGIDDRLKAFGTMALAIIAYVAISQLGYVVTTRIASVAEGSAPFIYQQHWMLLQVPYGVIGVTLLTAIMPRLSRNAADGDHQAVVRDLTLGTQLTFIALIPMIVFMTALGPDIGHALFAYGNFDADLARTLGLTVSFSAFTLIPYALVMLHLRVFYAREEAWTPTFIIAGITATKVVLSYLAPFVAQSPQNVVVLLGTANGFGFIAGAVIGAFLLKRKLGTLEAPTVLRTSAWAAGSSVVGIVATLVLRYLVRDVAGLDLAVAFGSLIGAPSIGFLVEIAVLGLTFLIITGLVLSRSRLPEVQNLGRALARIPGMSRLISYDEDKALEVGEIDPRDVSNQFLAVDTFNASPVPPPMSAGVVRGPRLVPGASVSDGRFRLIRDHGATTGARFWQAREVSTERMVALTFVDTNGTAPLAPATPRQAALDAAGVARRTRKLAGLNHPAVADNIQILSYRTGALVVADWIPGATLKDVAESGRTLHPEAVAHALAPLADAIGAAHDVNVPFGLDNRNRLRVSTEGVVRLAFPAVLPEASAEEDAGALASALALLTSDVTSDELDDVNAATRELADADSATPEDFRGIAATLEAIGSGDADGESDEHDESEPPRGVHDLSEAVEAEQTEPEPDPEALSGGFGRRAYRPASLVLILSLVIGAVVLAAALTAYLIDVIGGDNPDSPVNTEQIEQVEEQVEEGAEAGGPAVIVAPLTATLWNDAAGSGERIEIEAVADGDRATTWTSQPGVGLLLSYDAAFTLEQVIVDAAAAAGGSPYALFALPSSAPEQADFDGFPELGRGTLRGGQQGIDVDEEERLRGVVLWLPEEVELREVTLIGHTFPE; encoded by the coding sequence GTGACCCCCCAGGAACCGCTCGCACCCCGGGCTGGCCTGCGCAGACGCATCGTCACCCCCGCGCCGCCGGCGCCCGTTCCCGCACCCCGCGCGAAGAAGCCGACCCCGGAGGAGGTCGCGGGCGAGGACCGCTCCGCGCTGACGGTCAGCCCGTCCGGCCAGGAGCTGGCCGCCCCGCCCGACCCCGCCGGGACGGGGGAGGAGACGACGAACGCGGACGTGGTGCGCTCCACCGGCTCGATGGCGGTGGCGACGATCATCTCCCGCATCACCGGCTTCATCCGCACCGTTCTTATCGGCGCCGCGCTCGGCGGGCCCGTCGCCTCCGCGTTCAACACCGCGAACACGCTGCCGAACCTCATCACCGAGATCGTGCTGGGCTCCGTGCTCACCGCGCTCGTCGTGCCGGTGCTGGTGCGCGCGGAGAAGGAGGACGCCGACCGCGGCACCGCCTTCATCCGGCGCCTGTTCACGCTGACGCTGACCCTCATGAGCATCGCCACCGTCATCGCGCTGCTCGCCGCCCCGCTGCTCACGCGGGTCATGCTTGACGACGACGGCCGCGTCAACGTCGTCCAAGCCACCTCCTTCGCCTACCTGCTGCTGCCGCAGATCTTCTTCTACGGCATGTTCTCCCTGTTCATGGCGATCCTGAACACGAAGTCTCACTTCCGCCCCGGCGCGTGGGCCCCGGTGGCCAACAACCTCGTCTCCATCGCGGTTCTGCTGCTGTACATGCTCGTGCCGGGCCAGCTCAGCCCGGCGGCGCCCGCTGCGGTGAACAACCCGCACGTGCTGCTGTTGGGCCTGGGCACGACCCTGGGCGTCGTGGTGCAGTGCCTCATCATGCTGCCGGCGCTGCGGAAGCTGGGCATCGACCTGCGGCCGCTGTGGGGCATCGACGACCGCCTCAAGGCCTTCGGCACGATGGCCCTGGCGATCATCGCCTACGTGGCCATCAGCCAGCTGGGCTACGTGGTGACCACCCGCATCGCCTCCGTCGCCGAGGGCAGCGCGCCCTTCATCTACCAACAGCACTGGATGCTGCTGCAGGTTCCCTACGGTGTCATCGGCGTCACGCTGTTGACGGCCATCATGCCGCGCCTGTCGCGCAACGCCGCCGACGGCGACCACCAGGCCGTGGTGCGCGACCTGACCCTCGGCACGCAGCTGACCTTCATCGCGCTCATCCCGATGATCGTGTTCATGACGGCGCTCGGCCCCGACATCGGTCACGCCCTGTTCGCCTACGGCAACTTCGACGCAGACCTTGCCCGCACCCTCGGCCTGACGGTGAGCTTTTCCGCGTTCACGCTCATCCCGTACGCGCTGGTGATGCTGCACCTGCGCGTCTTCTACGCCCGCGAGGAGGCGTGGACGCCGACCTTCATCATCGCCGGCATCACCGCAACGAAGGTCGTCTTGAGCTACCTCGCCCCGTTCGTCGCCCAGTCGCCGCAGAACGTGGTCGTGCTGCTGGGCACCGCCAACGGCTTCGGCTTCATCGCCGGCGCCGTCATCGGCGCGTTTTTGCTCAAGCGCAAGCTGGGCACCCTGGAGGCGCCGACGGTGCTGCGGACCTCCGCGTGGGCGGCCGGCTCCTCCGTCGTCGGCATCGTCGCCACCCTCGTGCTGCGCTACCTCGTGCGCGACGTCGCCGGGCTCGACCTCGCCGTCGCCTTCGGCAGCCTCATCGGCGCGCCATCCATCGGGTTCCTGGTCGAGATCGCCGTGCTGGGCCTGACCTTCCTCATCATCACCGGGCTCGTCCTGTCGCGCTCGCGCCTGCCGGAGGTGCAAAACCTCGGCCGCGCCCTCGCCCGCATCCCGGGCATGAGCCGCCTCATCAGCTACGACGAGGACAAGGCCCTCGAGGTCGGCGAGATCGACCCGCGCGACGTGTCCAACCAGTTCCTCGCCGTGGACACCTTCAACGCCTCCCCGGTCCCGCCGCCGATGTCCGCCGGCGTGGTGCGCGGCCCCCGCCTCGTGCCGGGCGCGTCCGTCTCCGACGGGCGCTTCCGCCTCATCCGCGACCACGGCGCGACGACCGGCGCGCGGTTCTGGCAGGCCCGCGAGGTGTCCACCGAGCGCATGGTGGCGCTCACCTTCGTGGACACCAACGGCACGGCCCCGCTGGCCCCGGCCACCCCGCGCCAGGCGGCGCTCGACGCCGCCGGGGTGGCGCGGCGCACCCGCAAGCTCGCCGGGCTGAACCACCCCGCCGTCGCCGACAACATTCAGATCCTGTCCTACCGCACGGGCGCGCTCGTCGTCGCCGACTGGATCCCGGGCGCCACGCTCAAGGACGTCGCCGAATCCGGCCGCACCCTCCACCCCGAGGCAGTCGCCCACGCGCTCGCACCGCTTGCCGACGCCATCGGGGCCGCCCACGACGTCAACGTCCCCTTCGGCCTGGACAACCGCAACAGGCTGCGCGTGTCCACCGAGGGCGTCGTGCGCCTCGCGTTCCCGGCGGTCCTGCCCGAGGCGTCCGCAGAGGAAGACGCGGGCGCGCTCGCCTCGGCGCTGGCGCTGCTGACCAGCGACGTCACCTCCGACGAGCTCGACGACGTCAACGCCGCCACCCGCGAACTGGCCGACGCCGACTCCGCGACCCCCGAGGACTTCCGCGGCATCGCCGCGACCCTGGAGGCGATCGGCTCCGGCGACGCTGACGGCGAGAGCGACGAGCACGACGAATCCGAGCCCCCGCGGGGCGTGCACGACCTCAGCGAGGCCGTCGAGGCGGAGCAGACCGAGCCGGAGCCCGACCCGGAGGCGCTCTCCGGCGGCTTCGGGCGCCGGGCCTACCGGCCGGCCTCGCTGGTGCTCATCCTCTCCCTCGTCATCGGCGCCGTCGTCCTCGCCGCCGCGCTGACCGCCTACCTCATCGACGTGATCGGCGGGGACAACCCGGACTCGCCGGTGAACACGGAACAGATCGAGCAGGTGGAGGAGCAGGTCGAGGAGGGCGCCGAAGCGGGCGGCCCAGCCGTGATCGTCGCACCGCTGACGGCGACGCTGTGGAACGACGCCGCAGGGTCCGGCGAAAGGATCGAGATCGAGGCGGTCGCCGACGGCGACCGCGCCACCACGTGGACCTCGCAGCCCGGGGTGGGCCTTCTGCTCAGCTACGACGCCGCGTTCACGCTCGAGCAGGTCATCGTCGACGCTGCCGCCGCCGCCGGCGGCAGCCCCTACGCCCTGTTCGCACTGCCGAGCAGCGCCCCGGAGCAGGCCGACTTCGACGGCTTCCCCGAGCTGGGCCGCGGCACGCTGCGCGGCGGGCAGCAGGGCATCGACGTCGACGAGGAGGAGCGCCTTCGCGGCGTCGTGCTGTGGCTGCCGGAGGAGGTCGAGCTGCGCGAGGTCACGCTCATCGGGCACACGTTCCCCGAGTAA
- a CDS encoding DUF6049 family protein produces the protein MLIDDPAITLTRYEATLPLRRDLLVALSATGRRARDFYPVAEKATRERLAGSRDMLNTLRSSVTLIPPGNVYTRASSSSPLVIVAQNGLPLPVDTQILYTGPEGARLHVPRTLRIPARGSYTVQMTADLPGDAPANLQLFLASPNSVPISQPVDITVRTAGVEARGWVLLGALAVVLAMLLLFTAGRRRRARGPTAAHSPPAARPASRPASRPAAPAQSDEPGPTSP, from the coding sequence TTGCTTATCGACGACCCCGCGATCACCCTCACCCGCTACGAGGCGACGTTGCCGCTGCGGCGCGACCTGCTTGTGGCGCTGAGCGCGACGGGCCGGCGGGCGCGCGATTTCTACCCGGTGGCGGAAAAGGCCACGCGGGAGCGCCTGGCGGGAAGCCGCGACATGCTCAACACGCTGCGTTCCTCGGTCACGCTCATCCCGCCCGGCAACGTCTACACCCGTGCTTCCTCGTCCTCCCCGCTGGTCATCGTGGCCCAGAACGGGCTGCCGCTGCCGGTGGACACCCAGATCCTTTACACCGGTCCCGAGGGCGCGCGGCTGCACGTGCCGCGCACCCTGCGCATCCCGGCCCGCGGTTCCTACACGGTGCAGATGACGGCCGACCTGCCGGGCGACGCCCCCGCCAATCTGCAGCTCTTCCTCGCCTCGCCGAACAGCGTGCCCATCTCACAACCCGTGGACATCACGGTGCGCACCGCGGGCGTGGAGGCCCGCGGCTGGGTGTTGCTTGGCGCGCTGGCGGTGGTGCTAGCGATGCTGCTGCTGTTCACCGCGGGGCGCAGGCGGCGCGCCCGGGGGCCGACGGCCGCGCACTCTCCGCCCGCCGCACGACCCGCCTCTCGACCCGCCTCTCGGCCCGCCGCTCCAGCACAGTCCGACGAGCCCGGTCCGACGAGCCCGTAG